In one Methylocaldum szegediense genomic region, the following are encoded:
- a CDS encoding transporter gives MNQKADASEIERLRRALAEQQRTLDLQRKAFEEQQRKLQALQKQLDRLAGGTPVEKTAVDQNAPKEKPAKVRTADSVKVADNQQRSAPKGPVGQAPEPVEKPKPPELPRISETVGGVLTPKRHLTLEPSLEYDYASNNRVFLDAFTFVPAIAIGLIDLRQIHRHTFISAITGRYGVTDRLEISARVPFLYREDTQRSRAVSIGAGVDETFNADGSGLGDIEFTARYQLNSGAGGWPIFVANLATTLPTGKSPYDVKYVLAQGVPGARFPTELPTGSGYFSVQPSITALYPTDPAVFYANLNYGFNAETDENVGTVDPGDSIGASFGLGFSINERSSFSIGYSHKHVFDTEVDGRNVPGSSLDIGEFLLGYSFKLTRDTSLNLSVSLGATEDAQDVKVILRVPMSFTPFD, from the coding sequence GTGAACCAAAAGGCCGACGCCAGCGAGATCGAGCGGTTGCGTCGCGCCTTGGCCGAGCAGCAACGGACCTTGGACCTTCAGCGGAAGGCATTTGAGGAGCAGCAGCGTAAACTTCAGGCGCTACAAAAACAGCTCGACCGTCTAGCCGGTGGTACGCCCGTTGAAAAGACTGCTGTGGATCAGAATGCACCGAAGGAAAAGCCGGCTAAGGTGCGGACAGCAGATTCCGTCAAGGTCGCCGACAATCAACAGCGTTCTGCGCCCAAGGGGCCGGTCGGACAGGCTCCGGAACCGGTGGAGAAGCCGAAGCCGCCAGAATTGCCCAGGATTTCCGAGACCGTGGGTGGCGTGTTGACGCCGAAACGCCATCTGACTCTTGAGCCGTCCCTAGAATACGATTACGCGAGCAACAATCGGGTCTTTCTGGACGCGTTCACGTTCGTCCCAGCCATCGCGATCGGATTGATTGACCTTAGGCAAATCCACCGGCATACGTTCATCAGCGCGATCACCGGACGCTACGGCGTCACCGATCGCCTCGAAATCAGCGCCCGTGTTCCTTTCCTTTATAGAGAGGACACCCAACGCTCGAGAGCGGTCTCGATCGGCGCCGGAGTCGACGAGACTTTCAATGCCGATGGTTCCGGTTTGGGCGACATCGAGTTTACGGCGCGCTATCAGTTAAACAGCGGCGCTGGCGGTTGGCCGATTTTCGTGGCCAATCTCGCGACTACCCTTCCGACCGGAAAAAGTCCCTACGACGTCAAATATGTGTTGGCACAAGGCGTGCCGGGCGCGCGCTTCCCGACCGAACTTCCGACCGGCTCCGGTTACTTTAGCGTGCAACCGAGTATTACAGCTCTCTATCCGACCGATCCGGCCGTGTTTTACGCAAACCTGAATTACGGTTTTAACGCTGAGACTGACGAGAATGTCGGAACGGTCGACCCGGGTGATTCGATAGGGGCGAGTTTCGGGTTGGGATTCAGCATCAACGAGCGCTCGTCCTTCAGTATCGGGTATTCGCACAAGCATGTATTCGATACCGAAGTGGACGGACGAAACGTTCCCGGATCCAGCTTGGATATCGGCGAGTTTCTCTTGGGGTATTCCTTCAAACTCACGCGAGACACCAGCCTGAATCTCTCGGTGAGTCTCGGGGCTACCGAAGACGCACAGGACGTCAAGGTAATCCTGCGAGTGCCGATGTCCTTTACACCTTTCGACTGA
- the amt gene encoding ammonium transporter: MKRILIALFLFMSLCFAGLASAEEAATPDKGDVAWITVATILVILMTIPGLALFYSGMVRAKNTLSVLMQVFVIFSLMALLWAIYGYSIAFTEGNAFFGGFSKAFLKGVTPESLAGTFTKGVYIPEYAYIAFQATFAGITPALIVGSFAERVKFSAVLLFMVLWFTFAYLPMAHMVWYWAGPDAYTDAAAAEAADATAGFLFQKGALDFAGGTVVHINAGIAGLIGCLMIGKRVGYKKEFIAPHSVTMTMIGASLLWVGWFGFNAGSNLEANGVTALVVVNTLLATAAATLGWMATEWVFKGKPSMLGAASGAIAGLVAITPACGFVGPMGSIVLGLLAGAVCFWAVTSLKNILGYDDSLDVFGVHGIGGIIGALGTGIFASPALGGAGVYDYVADALAEYDMTAQLISQAWGVGTVIIWSGVVSFIAYKIVDLLIGLRVAEEVERQGLDTTEHGETAYHL, from the coding sequence ATGAAACGAATCCTGATCGCCCTGTTCCTATTCATGTCGCTGTGCTTCGCGGGGCTTGCGTCGGCAGAGGAAGCCGCAACCCCCGACAAAGGTGACGTCGCATGGATAACGGTCGCGACCATCCTGGTCATCTTGATGACGATTCCCGGATTGGCGTTGTTCTATAGTGGCATGGTGCGCGCCAAGAACACCTTGTCCGTACTCATGCAAGTGTTTGTGATTTTTTCGCTGATGGCGTTGCTATGGGCGATATACGGCTACAGCATCGCATTCACCGAAGGAAACGCCTTCTTCGGCGGATTCAGTAAGGCGTTCCTGAAAGGGGTCACGCCGGAATCGCTCGCCGGAACGTTCACCAAAGGCGTTTACATTCCGGAATATGCCTATATCGCATTCCAGGCCACGTTCGCGGGTATCACCCCCGCCCTGATCGTCGGCTCCTTCGCCGAGCGCGTGAAGTTCTCCGCGGTGCTGTTGTTCATGGTGCTGTGGTTTACCTTCGCTTACCTGCCTATGGCTCATATGGTCTGGTATTGGGCTGGCCCTGACGCGTATACGGATGCCGCGGCAGCCGAAGCCGCCGATGCAACGGCTGGTTTTCTCTTCCAGAAAGGCGCGCTAGATTTTGCTGGCGGCACCGTGGTGCACATCAACGCCGGTATCGCCGGGCTGATCGGCTGCCTTATGATCGGCAAACGCGTCGGCTACAAGAAGGAATTCATTGCACCTCATAGCGTCACGATGACCATGATTGGTGCATCCCTGCTCTGGGTGGGCTGGTTCGGTTTCAATGCCGGTTCCAACTTGGAAGCCAACGGCGTTACCGCCTTGGTGGTCGTCAACACCTTGCTCGCGACCGCAGCGGCAACCCTCGGCTGGATGGCGACCGAGTGGGTGTTCAAAGGCAAACCCAGCATGTTAGGAGCCGCTTCAGGGGCGATCGCCGGGCTCGTGGCCATCACCCCGGCCTGCGGGTTCGTCGGCCCCATGGGCAGCATCGTTCTCGGCCTGCTGGCCGGAGCAGTCTGCTTCTGGGCAGTCACCAGCCTGAAAAACATCCTGGGCTACGACGACTCGCTCGACGTGTTCGGCGTACACGGCATCGGTGGCATCATCGGTGCCCTGGGTACTGGCATATTTGCTTCTCCCGCGCTGGGTGGAGCCGGGGTGTACGATTACGTCGCCGATGCGCTCGCCGAATACGATATGACAGCTCAACTCATCAGCCAGGCCTGGGGGGTAGGAACCGTCATCATCTGGTCCGGGGTGGTTTCCTTCATAGCCTACAAGATCGTCGACCTGCTGATCGGGCTACGGGTTGCCGAAGAGGTCGAACGCCAGGGGCTCGATACGACCGAACATGGCGAAACCGCCTACCATCTTTGA
- the glnK gene encoding P-II family nitrogen regulator: MKFVTAILKPFKLDDVREALSDVGISGITVTEVKGFGRQKGHTELYRGAEYVVDFLPKVKLEVAVTDEQLDAVLDAIAKTANTGKIGDGKIFVLDLEQVIRIRTGETGAEAL, from the coding sequence ATGAAATTTGTGACCGCGATTCTAAAACCATTCAAGTTGGATGATGTCCGCGAGGCTCTGTCCGATGTTGGCATCTCCGGCATCACCGTTACCGAGGTGAAAGGATTCGGCCGTCAAAAAGGACACACCGAGTTGTACCGCGGCGCCGAATACGTCGTCGACTTCCTGCCCAAGGTCAAGCTCGAAGTCGCGGTAACGGACGAGCAACTGGACGCCGTGCTCGATGCCATCGCCAAGACGGCTAATACCGGAAAAATCGGTGACGGCAAGATTTTCGTGCTCGACCTCGAGCAAGTCATTCGCATTCGTACCGGCGAAACCGGAGCGGAAGCCCTATAA
- a CDS encoding accessory factor UbiK family protein, translating to MFDKATLNDLARRLAEAVPTNLFMLQEDLEKNFRAILQASFAKMNLVSREEFEVQTAVLARTRERLERLEAQVAELEKQIASR from the coding sequence ATGTTTGATAAAGCCACCCTAAACGATCTCGCCCGGCGCCTGGCCGAAGCGGTACCGACCAACCTCTTCATGTTGCAGGAAGATTTGGAAAAGAACTTCCGGGCGATACTTCAAGCCTCTTTCGCCAAGATGAATCTGGTCAGCCGGGAGGAATTCGAAGTGCAGACCGCCGTTCTCGCGCGAACGCGGGAGCGGTTGGAACGGTTGGAAGCTCAGGTCGCCGAGCTGGAAAAGCAGATCGCCAGCCGCTAA
- a CDS encoding YifB family Mg chelatase-like AAA ATPase, whose translation MSLAVVFTRGRQGIEAPLVTVEVHISNGLPSLSIVGLPETAVKESKDRVRGALLNCQFEFPLQRITVNMAPADIPKEGGRFDLAIGLGILAASGQIRSEALRDIECVGELSLSGDLRPISGVLPVAIQAKQAGRALIVPAENAGEAVLAEGAKILPARHLLEVCAHLNGQQSIPFEPSEASAAVPEDLPDFADVHGHFHAKRALEVAAAGRHNIIMLGPPGTGKSMLAARLPSILPPLTDEEALESAAIASVSDLPFDPRRWRIPPFRAPHHTASAPALVGGGGNPKPGEISLAHNGVLFLDELPEFDRKVLEVLREPLETGAITISRVARQVDFPARFQLVAAMNPCPCGYLGDASGRCRCTAEQVQRYRSRISGPLLDRIDIHVEVPRVSQDVLRNGTPGGEQTSADIRRRVLAAREIARQRTGKPNAFMTPQEIKRYCRLSDEGHRLLEQATEKLGLSHRAYHRILKLARTIADLAGEEDIAVSHLSEAIGFRRLDRVPTGL comes from the coding sequence ATGTCCCTGGCCGTCGTTTTCACTCGGGGCAGGCAAGGCATCGAGGCGCCGCTGGTCACCGTCGAGGTACATATTTCCAACGGTCTGCCCAGCCTATCCATCGTCGGCCTTCCGGAAACCGCGGTAAAAGAAAGCAAGGATCGGGTGCGAGGCGCGCTGCTGAACTGCCAGTTCGAATTTCCGCTCCAGCGTATCACCGTGAACATGGCGCCTGCCGACATTCCCAAGGAAGGCGGCCGCTTCGATTTGGCCATTGGACTGGGCATCCTGGCGGCGTCGGGGCAGATCAGGAGCGAAGCGCTTCGGGACATCGAATGCGTCGGCGAGCTTTCCTTAAGCGGTGATCTCCGCCCCATCAGCGGCGTATTGCCGGTCGCAATTCAGGCCAAGCAGGCGGGACGCGCCCTAATCGTTCCCGCGGAGAACGCGGGCGAGGCGGTTTTGGCCGAAGGCGCGAAAATCCTCCCGGCGCGCCATCTGCTCGAAGTTTGCGCGCATTTGAACGGGCAACAGTCGATTCCGTTCGAACCTTCCGAGGCATCCGCTGCTGTTCCGGAGGATCTGCCCGATTTCGCCGACGTGCACGGCCATTTTCACGCCAAGCGGGCTTTGGAAGTCGCCGCCGCCGGTAGGCATAACATCATTATGCTGGGACCGCCCGGGACCGGTAAGTCGATGCTGGCAGCCCGGCTTCCGAGCATCCTCCCGCCCTTGACTGACGAAGAGGCCCTGGAAAGCGCAGCGATCGCATCGGTCAGCGATCTGCCTTTCGATCCGCGGCGCTGGCGTATCCCGCCGTTTCGCGCACCGCACCATACCGCCTCAGCCCCGGCTTTGGTCGGCGGCGGCGGCAACCCCAAGCCGGGCGAAATTTCCCTGGCGCACAATGGCGTGCTTTTTCTCGACGAACTGCCCGAATTCGATCGTAAGGTGTTAGAGGTCTTGAGAGAACCCTTGGAAACCGGGGCCATCACGATTTCCCGCGTCGCGCGCCAGGTCGATTTCCCAGCCCGGTTCCAGCTCGTCGCCGCCATGAACCCGTGCCCCTGCGGCTATCTGGGTGATGCCTCGGGACGCTGTCGTTGCACGGCGGAACAGGTGCAGCGTTATCGCTCCCGGATTTCCGGGCCCTTGCTCGACCGGATCGACATTCACGTCGAAGTGCCGCGGGTTTCCCAAGACGTGCTGCGCAATGGGACACCCGGCGGTGAACAGACGAGCGCCGACATCCGTCGCCGCGTGCTCGCAGCTCGGGAAATCGCCCGGCAGCGGACCGGTAAACCGAATGCCTTCATGACTCCACAAGAAATCAAGCGATATTGCCGGCTGAGCGACGAGGGGCACCGATTGCTCGAGCAGGCCACGGAAAAACTCGGACTGTCCCATCGTGCCTATCACCGTATCCTGAAGCTCGCGCGCACCATTGCCGATCTTGCCGGCGAGGAGGACATCGCCGTTTCGCATCTCAGCGAAGCGATCGGGTTCCGGCGTCTGGACCGCGTTCCGACGGGCCTCTGA
- the rep gene encoding DNA helicase Rep — protein sequence MAAQLNPQQLAAVTTLDCPLLVLAGAGSGKTRVITEKIAYLVKQGTPARHIAAVTFTNKAAREMKSRVGKLLSDKELRGLTVSTFHSLGLEIVREEHGALGFKKNISIFDEHDRLALVKELIKHGSGHWDIDKVESYVQRIGRWKNLFVTPERAIAQEQGDGYPVALLYAEYVRHMKSYNAVDFDDLILLPVLLFHEHAEILDKWRNRIRYLLVDEYQDTNLTQYELVKLLTGKLGRFTVVGDDDQSIYAWRGAQPENLAQLQRDFPRLKVIKLEQNYRSTGRILKVANKLIANNPHVFEKKLWSALGYGDPLRVLTHKDEIAEARQIASDLLHHKFRHGTRFSDYAILYRSNHQSRPFERALREHSIPYFISGGMSFFSYTEIKDIMAYLRLLVNSDDDAAFLRIVNVPRREIGPTTLEKLGAYANQRHISLFSACFEIGLQQFLGEPAINRLRHFAEFITDVADRAQRGDTFAVIDEFIAAIGYENWLRETSNSEEAARRRMGQVRELLDWLQRIAKEDEKEKSLSEVVSRILLLDVLERNQEENAGDRVNLMTLHAAKGLEFPYVYLVGMEENLLPHQTSIEENTIEEERRLAYVGITRAQKLLTLSYCTHRKRHGEIVECEPSRFLNELPEEELEWPERRALDPEQKKELARGSFAAVRSLLNRS from the coding sequence ATGGCAGCTCAACTGAATCCGCAGCAGCTCGCTGCCGTGACCACTTTGGACTGTCCTTTGCTCGTGCTTGCCGGGGCGGGCAGCGGTAAGACGCGGGTGATCACCGAGAAGATCGCCTATCTGGTCAAACAGGGCACGCCGGCGCGCCACATCGCCGCCGTTACCTTCACCAATAAGGCGGCGCGCGAGATGAAAAGCCGTGTCGGCAAACTCCTTTCCGATAAGGAGTTGCGCGGACTTACGGTATCCACCTTTCATTCGTTGGGCCTCGAAATCGTGCGCGAGGAACACGGCGCACTGGGCTTCAAGAAGAACATTTCCATCTTCGACGAACACGATCGTTTGGCCCTGGTCAAGGAACTCATCAAACATGGTTCGGGCCACTGGGATATCGACAAGGTGGAAAGCTATGTCCAGCGTATCGGGCGCTGGAAGAATCTGTTCGTGACGCCCGAGCGGGCGATCGCGCAAGAGCAGGGCGATGGGTACCCGGTCGCCCTGCTTTATGCCGAATATGTCCGCCACATGAAGTCCTACAACGCCGTGGACTTCGACGACCTGATCCTGCTTCCGGTTCTGCTGTTCCACGAACATGCCGAGATCCTCGACAAATGGCGGAACCGGATACGCTATTTACTGGTAGACGAATACCAGGACACCAACTTAACCCAATACGAATTGGTCAAGCTGCTGACCGGCAAGCTGGGGCGTTTTACCGTGGTTGGCGACGACGACCAGTCGATTTACGCCTGGCGCGGTGCGCAGCCGGAAAACCTGGCTCAGCTGCAGCGCGACTTTCCGCGGCTCAAGGTCATCAAACTGGAGCAGAATTACCGCTCGACCGGCAGGATTCTGAAGGTCGCCAACAAGCTCATCGCCAACAACCCGCACGTGTTCGAGAAGAAGCTGTGGAGCGCGCTCGGATACGGCGATCCGCTACGCGTGCTCACCCACAAGGACGAGATCGCGGAAGCGCGCCAAATCGCCTCCGATCTCTTGCATCATAAATTTCGTCACGGCACGCGTTTTTCGGATTACGCCATCCTGTATCGTAGCAACCATCAATCGCGACCTTTCGAGCGTGCCTTGCGGGAGCACTCCATTCCCTATTTCATCAGCGGCGGAATGTCCTTCTTCAGCTATACCGAGATCAAGGACATCATGGCCTACCTACGCTTGCTGGTGAATTCGGACGACGATGCGGCCTTCCTGCGCATCGTCAACGTTCCGCGCCGGGAGATCGGCCCCACGACCCTGGAAAAACTCGGTGCCTACGCCAACCAGCGTCACATCAGCCTGTTTTCCGCCTGTTTCGAGATCGGACTTCAGCAGTTTCTGGGCGAACCGGCTATCAATCGCTTGAGGCACTTCGCCGAATTCATCACCGACGTCGCGGATCGCGCCCAGCGCGGCGACACCTTCGCCGTGATCGACGAGTTCATCGCCGCTATCGGCTACGAAAACTGGCTGAGAGAGACCAGCAACAGCGAAGAGGCAGCGCGGCGCAGGATGGGGCAGGTTCGCGAGTTGCTCGATTGGCTCCAGCGCATCGCCAAGGAAGACGAAAAGGAAAAGAGCCTTTCGGAAGTCGTTTCCCGCATTCTGCTACTCGATGTTCTGGAACGGAACCAAGAAGAAAACGCCGGGGACAGAGTCAACCTGATGACGCTGCATGCCGCCAAAGGCTTGGAATTTCCGTATGTCTACCTGGTCGGCATGGAAGAGAACCTGCTGCCGCACCAGACCAGCATCGAAGAAAACACGATCGAGGAAGAACGCCGGCTGGCTTACGTGGGCATCACGCGTGCCCAGAAGCTACTCACCCTGAGCTACTGCACGCACCGAAAACGCCACGGCGAGATCGTGGAGTGCGAGCCTAGCCGCTTCTTGAACGAACTGCCGGAAGAAGAACTCGAATGGCCCGAACGGCGAGCGCTCGATCCCGAACAGAAAAAGGAGCTCGCCAGAGGCAGCTTCGCCGCCGTCCGAAGTCTGTTAAACCGATCCTAA
- a CDS encoding helix-turn-helix transcriptional regulator produces the protein MNRDDSIIFRKRPLAQHLGVSISTLDRLRATDPTFPQEFRLGKRAIGFLRADVERWLASKRTS, from the coding sequence ATGAATAGGGACGATTCGATCATATTCCGCAAAAGGCCGTTAGCGCAACACCTTGGAGTATCGATTTCGACGCTCGACCGGCTGCGTGCTACCGATCCTACCTTCCCCCAAGAATTTCGCTTAGGAAAGCGTGCAATCGGCTTTCTTCGAGCCGATGTTGAGCGGTGGCTGGCGTCTAAACGGACTAGCTAG
- a CDS encoding tyrosine-type recombinase/integrase: MLSKTFERKTDAQTWAAEIEGQIGKGTFVNPTFAERTTLNELLDRFEAEILPSLRGQKAEKTRIKHLRRELGKHTLVELTPCRLAEFRQERLKALSPQSVKHELGLLNRVLKLAHGEWGIHLPGGVPTVKAPRLPRGRERRLEAGELERLLEALAVSPTAQTMVQFALETAMRRGELCAMRWEDVDMRRGVLHIPQTKTMVPRTIPLTSKAVAILKRLPRNLTGKVWNMTPDGLTHAFVKACRRAGIEDLHLHDLRHEATSRLIEKGLSTMEVSAITGHQSLDMLKRYAHLRPEDIREKLG, from the coding sequence ATGCTCTCCAAAACCTTCGAGAGAAAGACAGACGCTCAGACGTGGGCGGCCGAAATCGAGGGACAAATCGGCAAAGGTACCTTTGTAAATCCTACATTCGCCGAGCGCACGACACTCAATGAGCTTTTGGACCGATTCGAAGCGGAGATACTACCTTCGCTTCGCGGGCAGAAGGCCGAAAAAACCCGGATCAAACATCTACGGCGTGAACTTGGCAAGCATACCTTGGTGGAACTCACACCTTGCCGTTTAGCGGAATTCCGACAAGAACGCTTGAAAGCTCTTAGTCCGCAATCGGTCAAGCACGAATTGGGTTTGTTGAATCGCGTCTTAAAGTTGGCCCACGGCGAATGGGGAATCCATTTGCCGGGAGGCGTTCCGACAGTAAAGGCTCCGCGACTGCCGCGAGGGCGGGAACGGCGCTTAGAAGCCGGTGAGTTGGAGCGGTTGCTTGAAGCGTTGGCAGTGTCGCCGACGGCACAGACAATGGTTCAGTTTGCACTTGAAACAGCGATGCGGCGGGGTGAGCTGTGTGCAATGCGCTGGGAGGATGTTGATATGCGCCGAGGGGTGCTTCACATTCCTCAGACGAAGACCATGGTACCGCGAACAATTCCGCTGACGAGCAAGGCTGTCGCGATTTTAAAGAGATTACCGCGAAATCTCACCGGGAAAGTCTGGAACATGACGCCTGACGGTCTTACCCATGCGTTTGTTAAGGCGTGCCGTCGAGCGGGTATTGAGGACTTGCACCTTCACGACCTTAGACACGAAGCGACAAGCCGACTGATTGAGAAAGGATTGAGTACCATGGAGGTATCCGCGATTACCGGGCACCAGAGTCTGGACATGCTGAAACGCTACGCGCACTTAAGACCGGAGGACATCCGGGAGAAGTTGGGGTAA